The Sminthopsis crassicaudata isolate SCR6 chromosome 5, ASM4859323v1, whole genome shotgun sequence genome contains the following window.
cTCTGTTTGGTGTATAGCCAGTAATAGCATCTTagataattctaaattgctttccagaatcatTGAACTAATTTAACTTCTTTAACTCTACATTAATGGATTAGCTCTCTTTTTATCTACTTGGTGCATCTCTGGGACTaaaaaatttcttatattttcctaGCTTGCTGAGCTGAAGCAGGAATGTCTTGCAAGAGGCCTGGAGACCAAAGGAATTAAACAAGATCTCATCAATAGACTCCAGGCTTATCTTGAAGAGCATGGTAAGTGTCATCTGGGACTTGAGAGTAACTTACATATGTTTTTCCCCAAGAAAACTATAGGTATTTGGTATATTTTGATCAGTTACTTTTACACCAAGGAAGAGGAGATAAATCCAAATTAGAGATAAttgcaaaaatgatttttaaaaaaatttgctttaCAATGCATTGATTTCCATTTCAGGAGATCTATATCATTCATATTGATTTTTGCTTAGGCTAatactcaaattttatttttctctctaaagatataaagattaAGCTTTGCATTACTATATGTGTTTTCATTTTCTGTAGCTGAAGAGGAAGCCAATGAAGAAGATGTTCTGGGAGATGAAACAGAGGTAAATTGGAAAATTTTGATATTCTTTAGTGACCAGTTAGTGCCATGTCATGGTTCCATGACTTTACTATTAGTCTGTTTTGGAATAATCTTTACTTATTGGAAGGGCTGTTGCTTTTCCTGAAAATAgtcttagagctggaaggcacATAAGAGATGACTTGGTGTCCAATTATGAGAGAAATATGGTAAGGGGAAAAAGTTCCAGGGGTACTCACTGTGGCATTCTGAAAAACTTTTTGCTGATGAATGTTTCAAATTTACTTTGTGTTAACTGATTTCAGGAAGAAGAACCAAAGCCAGTAGAAATACCTGTCAAAGAGGAAGAGCCTCCAGAAAAAACTGCTGATGTGTAACTATCTATTTCTTGTTCAACTCCCTTTAAAAATTAGACTATGGAATTAAGGCAGTTTTGATTAAGATTGAGTTTGATGGCTCTTCTTATTTCTCCAGAAAAGCATGTTTAGAATATATGAGGAATGGACACTATATTGTCTCTTTTTTGTAATGCTTTCCACTCCTGAATAGACTGCATGTTTTCATTCCAAATTCATGGttatagaaaagtaaaacaatttattCCTAGGTCACAGAGTAGATATTCATTATTCAGGTGACTGATATCTAGGCCTGTAGTGATGCCTTTAAGCTCTGCTTTTCTATTGGGAACAGTGGTAGGTGAATACATAAATGTTCTCTGCTAGGACAGAGTAAGGGAAGATAGTTTTGAGGAGAAAGgagatctatatctatctttttaATTTGTAGGGGAGGTCAGGGCACTAGAGTAAAAAATGGATCTCAGTTTACTTAAATTTTCTTAGCAAActtatcattacttttttttaaaggataggtTGTCTTATTTTCCAAATACCCTTTGGGGGCTTCATCATATTTAGAGcaactttaatatctttttatttcaattgaATCTGCTTCTTATAACTATTGCCTCTGTTATTTCTGTTAGTCTAAGTTAATTGTAGATTTTAGTAGTTAGAAATGATGTTTGAGAACTGTAGTGTATCCATTATCCTTTGGACCAAACAGAAtggtttttgtcattttttaatcaaatgattTTAATTCCTAGAATTAATGAGGTTAGGGCGAGGGAAATTTGAAGACCTATTTTCAGATTATATGTGTTTGCTTGAAGCTCTTTTGGACTAACTTAGCTACACCTGGACTACAGGTGCCAGAGTATTTATACCTATAGATTGTGTATAGCTTTATTTatgaatatggaaaaaaagagatttcttaTTGGAACAGTAATGATTACCCTTGAGGCCAACATTATGATGTCTTTTTACTGCATGAATTTAATTGGGTAGAGGTGAGTTGGAGCAGAGAGGAAGGAAGCTTCCTCTCTGGGGTTCCCTTTCTACCATCAAGTACTGAAGTGATTTGTACATCAAGATTGGAATGTAGAGGAAGTCATtagcctgtgtgtgtgtgggtgtgtgggtggaAGTGAGGAGGGGGCACTGTTCTTTTAATGGCGTTGGACTTCAAGTAAGACATTAAACTTCTGAGCTCTATATGCCTACACTGGAGGAAGTAAAGTGAAGTGAAGCATGTGTGTTTAGGTGAAAGATCTCCAAATTTATAAGAGAATGATACCATGTAAGAATGGTTTAAAGCAGCTCCCTTTATCTTAACTTTGGTCTAGGATTCTCCCCAGATGCCCTACAGTTTCTAGTTTGATTAACTGGGCACAGTTAAATAGGGCAGAGCTAGGTTATAGTCAGCAGGGGGCACCTCTTGCCTAACTCAGAGTATAGGGTGTTCTGACAAAAGGGTGGAGGGGGGGAAACGAGTTCCTGTTCCAGAATTGCTTCCTCTGAAAATGTCATTAAACCATTACTACCTTTCAGGGCATCAAATGGGAAAACTGTCCAGGAGACTGGAACAAAAGCCGCCCATGCCTCTAAATAAGGGACCTTAATGAGGCTGGTTATGACCCACGGTTTTATGGGAGTTGTTTGGTGGAGCGTTAATGCCCTTCCATTTATCCTGGGTACTTCCGAACTTTGTCTCCCGCCCCTCTGGTCCCCcgcttttgttttctctcttaaaCCTTTTGACCAGAGACTCAGCCATGTTTTCCTAAGACAAACTGACCTCCGCCTCCTTCCTTCTAACTCCCTTTGGCATTTTCATTTGTCCCACTTCCAGGGTTCCAGCTGGAGTTGTAAGCCTCTGAGAAGTGGAGCATACATATGAGTTGTGATGTCAAAAACAATAACTGGTATTGAGAGAATAGTTATTAGAttaaaaaggaatggaaaggtTCTTAGAACAAGGGTAATGATCTTTGGTGTATTGCTATGCATGTTTCTTTTCAAATTCCTAAAAAAAGgatcttttctgattttaaattattatatcttATAGTCTGCCATATCATTTTGTCTCTTCAGTGGGTGGCAGCCCCCCAAATCCTTATTAGAAGTGTCAAATGTCAATTATGGTGTCTAGTTATAAACtataaggattttaaaatttgttcttttctttcccctccaggGCAGCAGAAAAGAAGGTAGTGAAAATCACATCTGAAATACCACAGACTGAGGTAAACATTTTTCCCTGTTGCTCCTTGTTTCTCTTTTTGGGAAGCAGTCTTTGTGTCTGTtgctctttgattttatttttcctatttgtgttttctttcacccTTTATTTTTAGGTTGAGAAATGGCATAgttttttttatatcttcctatatcctctcaatttctcttGTACATTTATTGTTTAATATAATAGCTTAtgggaaaatatttgaatttttctgtaGGACAGCTAGTCTTCTGTTTTCTAACATTATGGTTTCAATGGCAACCACATAAGATTTAAGCATCCATTATgtgatctgtgtgtgtgtgcactcaGCGAGTTCCTATTATCATGTGTACTTGCTAGCATGTGTGTGCTTTTGTGTGCATGCACAAGGTGTAcaaagtaattggggttaagcgacttttccatgatcatacagctattaagtgtcatgtatctgaggccagatttgaactcagcttctcctgcctccagggctggtgctctattaacTGTGTCCCATTATATGATCTTTTAGGCAGATGTAGCCCATCTTACTTTAGGATGTGATTTGCCTGAgattttctgaaaaaatattGGTCTAATAAATTTAGCATATATGAACTAGTAGGTCAATAGAACCTTACTTACTACTCTGATACTGCTGTTGTATAACTGATGGTTTGCCTAGTGTCTTAGTTGCAAGTTTGAATTGGTAATTGTATTTGTAAAAAAAACTTGTATACACATTTTTGATCTTTTGGCTGACTAATAAAAACCCAGGGTACTAGAGGCCAAGAGTTAGGGGATTGAATTTATGAGAAGTGGTTGGTAACAAATTAGTCAGTTGACTCCAAAgggatttctttaaaaataagtttttacatgatttatattttctattctattcctcctcctcccagaaaGCCAAGCCTTAGAACAGGTTTGTTTCTAAGTAAgtaaaaaattcagcaaaacttttatattgaaaaaatcTGTCATTTTATACAATATTCTACATCCATGATTTTTCCACATTTGGAAAGAAGCAGAGAGAAGtgctttttcttaattctttagaGATAAACTtgcttttcatttacattgttgtatttaggtatgttgttttcctggttttttccccaattcattttatatcacttcatgtaaatcttcccatatttctctgtagttatcatttcttacagcacaataatattccattactttcatggaGTACAGTTTACTTAACTATTACTTCAAACAATGAGCATCTTTTTGTTTGCAATTAAGAGATTCTTTAAAAGTTCATTACTAGTAGCTGTGAAGTCTTACTGCATTATTCATCTCAAGTTTTGAGGCCAGTTATCACAAGGAACTTTTTGCTTTGTACTCATAGAATAGTGAGTTAATAAACCCTTTTGGGATAATACAGAGCATACTGTTCATTCTTAAAGTTAAAGGTACCCAGCTTGACAGGAAATTTTCCATTCTTGGTTTTGGACCCAAGTCATATTTTTGTTCCCTCCAAAGAGTTACCCAGAGGTAGCTTTTATctttggttttattcttttttctccaccGAATCaaatcagtcaagaagcatttattaagttataGGTAGTGAACAAAAACGAAACCTTTCTTCCTGTTAAAGAGTTTACCTTCTGTTGGAGAGAAATTAAATTCAGCATGCTTTTCTCCCCTGCCTCCACctcctcatttttgttttcagGGTTGTGGTGAATTCATTGTGATTTCCATGTTTTTATTTCTGGAATCCAATCTTTGCTCTTGAATACAGCCTGAGTAATTTTCTTGGGGTTGGCATTGTTATTAATCTTGTTATAAGGAGTTCTCAATGTTCTAAAGAGCTAATAATCTGGACTTTCAGAGGATGCAGAAACGAGCTGAGCGATTCAATGTACCTGTGAGTTTGGAGAGCAAGAAAGCCGCCCGTGCAGCTCGGTGAGTGTTTTTTAGTTATGAAAATTTAAAGAGCATTTATAAGGATGGCTATAGGAATGGCCATATCTTTGGGGTATGACTATATCCCAGAAAATGTAGAGCATTTTCTAAGCAATTTCTTTGGATTCAAACCTGTCATCAACAGGTATGACCTCATTGCTCAATAGGTAATATTTAATGCTAGTTCTAATTCTTATAAAGGATTTCTGTTAGCTTAACTTTTGtgggcaacttttttttttttttcttcaacatgaGAGGGAAAAAGCTAAATCTTTTTCATGGGGTTGTTAGAATTAGCTAATGATTGCAAAACTAGAGATCACAAGCAAAAAGGGCCATATGTAAGCTTGACAAGAAACAAGAGAGAGTCTGGAGTGTGAACAGCTTCCTAATTTagctttgtttctctttctatagATTTGGCATTTCTTCAGTTTCAGCAAAAGGTAAGAAAACAGAGAGAACACTGTCaaaattttctcttgtttttctcaatagtttttttggtttttgatttGTTTGGAGTCTCAGGTTGGGTTTCCCCAAATTAGAAGAATAGCTTTTGGATAGAAGACCTTGAGAAATCATCTCATCTATCTTATCTTAGAATTATGATTAAGCCATCCTTGGTAAATTAAGGAAAAATGACCCTGGGTTTAGAAGGTAGAAATATTCCAACATTTGCCTCCCCTTTCTGAGAATCTTTAGGGATTTGCTAATTAATTCTAGTGTCtcaattttaaaagcaattcaTTTTATGTATTGACACTAGCAATGGGCCTAATTTGGTGAAGTATACAAAAGGAAGAGTCTTTTCAtgtagaagaaaatgaggaataaaaacaaaagttcctACATGCAGAACTTTTTGTCCCATAATCAGAAGTTGTTCCCAGTGATTTGGGAGGTATTGTAAACTGTTCTACAAAGAGTAGCCAAAATGATATTGGGAGGGGAACCCTACAAGATAATGAGAGTAGTCTGGAGAGTATTtagaaacccccccaaaaaaaattatataaaaaccaTGGAATGTCTATTCTAGGAATAATGGATGcagttttgtttatttgtctcAGAGATGGAACTAAAAAatatcagagaaaggaaattaaaacgaGAGTAATGAAATTCTGCTTGGATGGActaaaaattaatatacttaattttcttttttttttttttaattaattttataattataaaaattttttttgacagtacatatgcatgagtaatttttttttttaataacattatcccttgtattcatttttccaaattttcccctccctccctctactccctctcctagatgacaggcaatcccatacatattacatgtgttacagaaTATACttacttttcaaagaaaaaaactaatataggagatgagaaaattaaagtaaaCACAGACTTATTAAGACGTGGGGTTCTAGAATGAGAGACAATTTCTTGAAACAAAtggattaaaacatttttaaagatatttttttcacatgtgtgataaacttttttttttttttttttttttttttaacccatttcATAGCTCTCAGTGAGTGAGTTCTTCTGCCCAATGCATATTGGTACTTTTTCTGTAGTTCATGGTCTTAAAATTACCTGAGAGATTGAGAAGCTTCTTAAATACAATGCCAATtctcatttactatttctgtatatGATACATGTCCCTTTTACTAAACTCTAAGGGAAATTTATGTTAACTCGAGTCCCCAATATATAGCAAAAACTTTAAAAGCAAAAAGTGTTAAAATTGATTTAGATAAATTCATGGGTGGTAGCTATATAATTAGGTATTAAGGAAGTTAGCCTTTGAGGTCAATATCAAGAATTGATAAATATACTATTCTTTTCAGCATTTTAAGAGAGAGTAATTCTAGTCAAATTGACAATGAGTCTGCTTCATTAAAATGatactgacttttttttggtttaaGTTGATTCCATTTGTTGTACTCTGATCAGTAGTTCCTCTTGTCTTAGTGGGAATAAAGAGTAACTGTCTCTTTATGTTACATGTTGGCTGTTTCTTCTTGAGGACTATATAGAACTCTTTTCAAATAGTAAATTGGATTTCTGTTTTTGCTTCCTCAGGTTTATCATCAGACACAAAACCTATGGTAAGAAACTTTTTCCCCCCCAGTagaatcagatttttttcccttttagaaaattagattttaaaagttaGGAGCAATTGATAGACTATAGCAACATTAAGTCTTATATTCTGGGAGTTTACTCAGTTTCTTAAAAAAGGAACAGAACTCGTATTTTAActccacacatttttttttttttttatatctaggGACTTTTAAACTTTCCCTTCATATTCTTTTCGAACCCAGAAAACTCTGATGTCAGAAGTGGGTAGTCAATTGGAgaaactgtctctctctgtacTGCTTGTCTCCATTTTACCAGGAATTCTGAgttacattttccattttattcattttcttctgcATGCAAAGATTAATTAGCTGCAGAACCAGTGAAGAACACACTTATCTCTTAACTCTGATGCTATAGCTTTAGACCTTGTTGATATCTAACTTAATTCCTACCTCCAAAAATCTCTTTATTAACTCTGCTTATGGTTGCAGCTTTGCATTATgaagaataattaaaaacaacaaaattagggTTGGAAAGTAATGAAAATTGGAATAAGATGTCCTGAAGCTCAGTGTGGCCATTCAATGCTTTTGGGCAAACATGAGCAATGGGAAGCAATTATGGAGGGAAAATGCTCCCTCACATATGACCTTAAGAACTCTTCCTTTTTGAGATGCTGTTGAATGATGTGATTGGAATGGGTTGAGTCCTTAATTAACCAGAGACTTTTATAATGCTGGGTTCTTACTATCAGATCTTcaaggaaaaaaggggagataaaataaatatcaataatttgtggatttaccttttaaaaaaaagaaagagagcagCATTTACTACTTTGGCCAAGAGGAGATGGAAACTGAATTTTCTGTATCTACATGCAGATATTGTATGTTGAGTCAAACATTTTGAgttagaaatgatgaatattgtaAGTGTGTGTAGAGGGAGTGGAAAGGtggagtggggtggggtggggagataCATTTTTTAAGTTGCCATTTTCAGTATATCTTTGGGAAAGCCTGATCTTAAGTCCCATTTGACTATTTTGCAAAAGATAAACCCAAAACTTCAAAATGTTTTCAGACACATTTCAGTGATCAATGGAATAAATTGGTGCTATGGTTTCCTTGATAAAATTCATCACAGCATTCTTGAGACGTAGAAATATTGATGGACTTATAACATCTTCAGTGTTTTGTGTAGTTTTTTGCATGGCATTCTgctttcttttagtattttattctttgaattttgaaaaatctaCTTATCTGTTTCCCTTGTTTTTGTAGGTAAACATGGATAAATTAAAGGAAAGGGCTCAAAGATTTGGTTTGAATGTTTCCTCAGTCTCCAAGAAGGTAAGGTGTTTTGGCCCTAAGAATAATTTCTGTACTTTTAGAGCAGCTTTATGAATAAGAATTGATGCCTTTCTAACAAAATAATTAACTACTCTCTACTTTTGAATTCCTCCTCTCACTGTCTTTTGGTTACATTGTCAAAAGAGTTATCAAGTTTTAGTTTTCTTAACTCCCatctttgttttgttgattgtcagAACTTGCTATTTCTGCCAGGTATAGCTGGCCTTTCCCCATTAGgttgctgtttttcttttaaatttttaaatagagtTAAGTAATTGTATTGTTCTATTTTCCATGAAAATTACATTGAAGAGAGAGACAGCCTTACTTTTAGGTAGAAGGTACCCAAAAATTTGGAGTTCCTTGTAATAAAAACAAGATGATTATtatgtattcttccattttttttttatatttctagtgaCACTTAATTTACTAAATAAGAAACTTTAGAGTAATTTGTTGAAAAATAACTTTCTTGCTTGATTTTGATTATTGGAATAATTTGTAAGGTGATGAGTTTCTCAGTTCATAACTGGTACTGCTGAACACTTGGATACGAAATGTAAGGAGATCTATAGCAGATGGTCTTTTAATCTCTGATTAGTTTTCCTCTAGGAGGAAGAGAGGACTAAATACTTCCTGGGCTTGATGATATTTGGGGATGATATTGCACATGGTGCAATATTTCAGACAAGTCAAACACTATCTTTGGCTCCACTGTCTGTCTAAGTGTCAGATGTGTTGATTAGGAAGGATTGCAACTAGTAGTGTGTATGATTTTGCTTGATGAAGAATGTCTGCACTGGTAAAAAGATTGAATACCTAACCTGTACTTATGTGGCTTATGTCCATATTCCCTAAAACTAAACCTGTGGTGCCTAATATAGATGGACTACCATTAGTATCTGCAGCACATTACTAGACAAAGGTGCTCATtaaacctttattttttaattgaagaatagGGAAGGGTATAAAGTATTAGATTTTTCTTGAGTGGTATAAAAGGTCATAGacatgtaaaatgaatgaagTTTATTTGGGACTGGGAAAATTATTAACCAAGAGAGCAAAGTGTTTCTAAGGCCATTAAGATTTTACTGGACAGACAAGGTTAAAGGGATTAATGGATATGAGACCTGGACactcttctatttcctttttatcatcaAACATCAGGTTGGTGGGGAATTTGGAGAAGCAGAGGCTCATCATTGTTAGATAGTTcctcaataaatacttaaataacttaATTCTGGTGGGAATATTAGTTTTTGTAGTTCTTTCACAAAGTCCAAAGCTCACATATTTGAGTTTTTTCTCATTATAATTCATTGTTAGAGAATGAAGCTTTTAAAAGTGATCAcaaagggcagttaggtggtgcagtggattagagcaccagccctgaattcaggaggacctgaattcaaatctggcctcagaaatttaacacttcctagctatgtgaccctgggcaagtcacttaacccaattgccccagccaaaataaataaaatagaaataaaactgaCCACAAAGCTGCCAAAAGTTCCTGCCCTACATCTAACTATCCAGGTTCTTTAATAAGGAATTGAtacacttaatacagtgcctgacacacagcagACACTTGATAAATTCATAGTAAGTTGGAACTTGGTATTGCTATTATACATTATCAGGCCacatatttccttccatttatgtGGTATGTAAGGAGGTTAAAGTTAGTGGTTTGGTGAAGTTTGTGTGTTATCTAACTTGTTGATGAATTCGAGTAGAGACTTATTCCATACCTCTACCCACTGCATggttttttatatagttttttcatAGTCTTTGAGTTTACTTGATACCATTTGAGGCCTTAGTTCCCTGGCCAAAACACAGTTCTCAGTGGGTTATGTTGGACCATTAGTTGGACTGAGGGGAGCTAGCATTTGTGAGCAAATTTTAATTGTTGAAATGTGGCTTCAGTGTCTTTGGAGTAGATAATGAATAAACAGCAAATTTGAACTagcctaattattgttttattgtggACCATCTCTTCCATGGTGGACCTACCTATTTTGCCTTCAATTCCTTGAGTATactatatatgtcatatatttcATAGGCATGGAGAAATCTGacatttcttctctccttccttatagtcttttctctctcctcatttcttcccctcttttaCCCCCAAAGAAAGACCCATTAGTCCATGTTTCTAGCCCAAGTCTTTATGAATGCAATCCTTGTTGGTTTAGGATAATAGAAAGTAACAGGACAAAGAATGACATTGGCTTTTatagggttgttgttgttgttgttgttgttgtttttttcctgaggcatttggggttaagtgacttgcccagggtcacacagccaggaagtgttaagtgtttgacgttagatttgaacttaggcccttctgacttcaaggctggtgctctatgcagtGTGCCACTTTTATAGGCATTTTTtacatgggggggggggttggaatATATACAACTCCTTGGGTTATTTATGAATGGAATTAACTGCTTTTCTTAAATCACAGGGTAATTAAAGGGCCAAGAATTGGAGATAAAGATTCTGGAATTGGCCTTTCTAATATGATTCTCCCCACTGGGCTTCTCCACCTGTCTctgcctttccctctcctctacAAATTCTGAGAAGCAGTGAAATGCTATCTCTGatataatagctatgtgaccattAACAAATCATTGACTCAAGAAATCTTCTGGCATTTCAAGGGAACAGGTGTGTGTTTTTTCATGCTCAAGAAATGACCCTTCACAGCACTGATCCCACCATTTTAATACCTAGTGTAGCATATTGGAGACTGTCATTTCTGAGAGCAGTGAGAGGTGGGTAAAGGGAATAAGAATGTGGGATGTGGCTTAGGAGACATGTGATGGTCATAGTGTGAAAACTGAATCTGGGCTTTGAGTTACAGAGTTACTGAGGCAGCTAAATTGAACTGATTGTGTTTATTCTTTCAAACTCAGGCACACCTTGAAAGGTGAAACTTGATACTTGAGCTGCTTATAAGAATTCCAGCTCAGGCCATTGAAAAACCAAGTTCAGGCAGCTTGGGGGAAAGGGTCTGTTTGTTATTAATCTCCCTGGGGGTTCCTATCATCATTATCCTCATGTCTTAACTGGGAAATCTGAGGAATGTAATCAGGTACACCAAGCACAGGAGTATCTCATCCCTATCAGGAGAAGCAGGAGATTTTCCTTGGTTCCTTAATAATCTTGACACCAAGTATTTCACACTTTGAACCTCACCAAGTGAGTTTTTGGATAGGCTCCTCTGAAGCCAAAAGTTATTTTTCCTAAATTCAGAATTCTACTATCCtcttgtgtctgaatatagataaaTGAGAAACTGTCTATAGACTTTTTCCCtatttattccccccccccaaaaaaaaaaaaatagtagtttcACATTTATCAAGTACTGGACAGTTTCAAAGTGCATTTACATGGGTACTTTATCTCATGTGAGCCTCTCAAAATCCTGTGATGGGATTGACACTTTATCCCttataagatcaaatataaaatctttctttGGTGTTCAAAGTCCTTTATAGGCTAgccttttcctttatattcttttgtATTACAAAAAGTAACACTGgtctttcttttcctccaataAGACACTCTAGTCTACCAACTTCAGGAGGCATTTACACTGGTTCTTCCTCCATAACTGGAATTCTCTTCCccttcatctctacctcctggctttaagtcccagctaaaatgcTATCTTCTACCAAAGGcctgcttgaattttttttttttttttgcttcagaggcaattgggattaagtgacttacttgcccagggtcacacaactaggaagtgttaagtatctgaggctaaatttgaacttaggtcctcctgatttcaggcctgctgctctatccactatgccactagCTGCCCCTTGGTTTTTCTTAATGCTAGTACCTTCTCTCTGAGACTGTTCCCAATTTATGTATCCTCTTTATAGTTGTTTGCTTTGTGTCTTTCTCTGATAGATTGTCTTTTTCtgtgttgttgttggtttttttttaccCCCTTTGTGCCCCTAGAACTTACtagatgcttgttgactgactaggttcagagttgaaagagaaaggaaattatttttccactctccattttacatttgaggaattTTGAGGCTTAGAGAGCTTAAGTAACTTATCTAAAATTAGGTAGTAAATGTTGGGACTAAGAATtggaccttttaaaaaattattattattattattacatatctAGTATAGTTTCCACTGCTCTAGGCTATTTCCCTTTGGCATGATTAGTATTTCTGTTTTCTAGTTGAGAGATTGGGCTAATAAGGTGAAGAGTAATTGCAAAATCATTTGACTCAAATATAGTGCTATTTCCACTGCAGGACCTCTTA
Protein-coding sequences here:
- the SARNP gene encoding SAP domain-containing ribonucleoprotein, producing the protein MAAETVELHKLKLAELKQECLARGLETKGIKQDLINRLQAYLEEHAEEEANEEDVLGDETEEEEPKPVEIPVKEEEPPEKTADVAAEKKVVKITSEIPQTERMQKRAERFNVPVSLESKKAARAARFGISSVSAKGLSSDTKPMVNMDKLKERAQRFGLNVSSVSKKSEDDEKLKKRKERFGIVTSSAGTGTTEDTEAKKRKRAERFGIA